The genomic DNA TGGTGTTGTTTTATTCGGTCGGTGTGTGGGAACTCTCGACAGGCTTTTGGACGAACATCGTAAATGCTACACCTATTATCATCACCTAAAAAGGTACAAGGTACAGACTGCAAAACATAATCATTATCCTCATCTATTCTTAAGTAACGTTCGACAAATTCGGAAGGTTTTACTCTGAGGTGTTTGGCTATTCGGCTAATATCCTTGTCCGTAAAAAGAGGGCCTGTTGTAGAGCAACAGTTAGCACACTCTAGGCAATCGGTACAAGCAAATACTTCTTCATGCAATTGATGCATTTTACGGTCCAATACCTTGGGTTTTTCTCGCTTGAGTTGCTGAAAGAACTTTTTGTTTTCTTTCCTTTTTTGTTGAACTAAGGCTCGGTGTTTTTCTAGATCCATTAGAGTGTTCTTCCCGGATAAACCTCAAGAGCTTTTTCCAAACATACTATGGCTTGAGCCAAAGCCTCTTGGTTAAGTACATAGGCTATCCTGACTTGATTAGTGCCTGTGTTAGGTGTAGAATAAAAACCAGCTGCAGGTGCTACCATAAGCGTTTTACCTTCGTAATCAAATTCTTCGAGTAGCCATTGAGCAAATTTATCGGCATTATCGACGGGCAATTCTGCGATGCAATAAAATGCACCTTTTGGCTTAGGACATTTTACACCTTCTATTTTATTCAACTCCTCAATAAGTAAATCTCTACGTTGTACGTATTCTGAACTCACTTCATCAAAATAAGATGTTGGTGTTTCTAATGCTGCTTCACCAGCTACTTGACCAAAAGTAGGAGGTGATAATCTTGCTTGTGCGAATTTTAAGGCAGTAGCCATAACCTCTTTGTTTTTGGAAATCATACAACCTACACGAATACCGCACATACTATATCGTTTAGAAGTAGAATCTATTACCACAGCGTGTTGTTCCAAACCTTCAATATTCATTACCGAATGGTGTGTGTTGCCATCGTAGCAAAATTCTCTGTAAACCTCGTCAGCAAATAAGAACAAGTCGTGTTTTAAAACGATATCTCTTAAGGTTTCTAGTTCTTCTTTAGAATACAGATAGCCGGTCGGATTTCCTGGGTTACAGATAAGAATAGCCTTGGTGTTTGGCGTAATTAATTTTTCAAATTCTTCTATAGCAGGAAGGGCAAAGCCATCATTAATACTTGTCGTTATGGGCTTAACTTTTACCCCTGCAGAAATAGAGAAACCGTTATAATTGGCATAAAACGGTTCTGGAATTATGATTTCATCGCCATTGTCTAAACAGGAATTTAGTACAAATAGCAAGGCTTCAGAGCCACCAGTCGTTACCATAACGTCATTGTAGTCGATGTCAATTCCTAATTTTCGGTAATAAGTTGCTAAGCCTTTTCTATAACTTTCAAAACCTGCCGAATGGCTATATTCCACCACTTTATCGTCAAAATTATGAATAGCATCTAACGCTTCTTTTGGCGATTGTATATCTGGTTGACCAATGTTGAGGTGAAAAACGGTTTTACCTTTTTTCTTAGCTCCTTCAGCAAAAGGGACTAGCTTTCGTATTGGTGACTCTGGCATTTGTGTGCCTTTGTTAGAAATTTGTGGCATAGCTATCGAATAAAAAAACACCCCCAATTAAGGAGGCGTTAGTATTAACTAAGTAATCTTTTTCAATTATTTAACTTCTAAAACTGAAGCTTTAGGTTTGGTTGGTGCTGCAGGAGCTTCAACTGGTTTTTTAACTTCACCTTTGATGGTCAAGATTTTTGTCTTTTCAGGTGCGTTTGTTGTCAAGGTAATAGTCTTAGTAAATTTACCAATTCTATTAGTAGCATATTTTACACCGATAGATGCTGATTCACCTGGTGCAATTGGTGCTTTTGGCCATGTTGGCACTGTACAACCACAACTTCCTTTAGCGTTTGCAATGATTAGAGGAGCATTACCCGTATTAGTAAGAACAAATTCTCTTTTACCATCAGCATTGTGTTCAATAAGACCATAGTCTACTACCGAAGTTTTAAATTCCATTTTTGGACCATTTGCAACTTCCTTTACGGTCGAAGTGTTAGTTTGTGCTTGCGCTACTATTACACCACTGATTAATGCTATTGCTAAAACTATTTTTTTCATCTTTAAAACGTATTTTGATTTGTTATATAAATAAGAACAACAAATGTAACAAATTATTGTATTCTAAATATCTTATTTTACTAAGCAATTTTTGGTCTAAAGTGTTATTTTTGGCAATCTGATAAATTTTCAAATGAATATACCTAAAACATACGATTCGAATAGTGCTGAAGCAAAATGGTATGCCCATTGGTTAGCTCAAGGTTATTTTAATTCTACACCTGACCAGAGAGAAGCTTATACTATTGTTATACCACCGCCAAATGTAACAGGTGTTTTACACATGGGGCATATGTTGAATAATACGCTACAAGATGTGTTAATTCGAAAAGCTCGTATGCAAGGTTTCAACGCATGTTGGGTGCCTGGTACGGACCATGCTTCTATTGCTACCGAAGCTAAAGTAGTGCAGAAGTTGGCTAATGAGGGTATTGATAAATCGGATTTAAGTAGAGAAGAATTTATGAAACATGCTTGGCAATGGAAAGACAAGCATGGTGGTATCATTTTAGAACAGCTAAAAAAGCTAGGTGCTTCTTGCGATTGGGATAGAACAAAATTTACAATGGATGATAATATGAGTGAATCTGTCATCAAAGTGTTTGTAGATCTACATAAAAAAGGACTTATATACAGAGGTGTACGTATGGTCAATTGGGATCCTAGTGCACAAACTGCTCTTTCTGATGAAGAGGTTATTCACAAAGAGGTTCAATCTAATTTATACCACATACGCTATAAAATTGAAGGTACAGAAGAATATTTAACCGTTGCTACTACACGTCCAGAAACCATACTTGGTGATAGTGCCATTTGTGTAAATCCTAATGACGACCGATATACCCATCTTAAAGGTAAAAAAGCTATTGTGCCATTAATCAATCGTTCAGTACCCATTATTTTTGATGAATACGTTGATATGGAATTTGGTACAGGGGCTTTGAAAGTCACTCCAGCCCACGACATCAACGATTACCAACTTGGTGATAAACATGGCCTAGAAGTTATAGATATACTTAACGATGACGGTACTCTCAATGATGCCGCTCAACTCTATATTGGTAAAGACCGATTTGTAGTAAGAAAAGAAATTGCTAAGGAATTAAAAGAGACTAATCACCTTGTAGAGGTGGAAAGCCTAGTCAATAAAGTAGGTTTTTCTGAACGTACCGATGCTGTTATTGAGCCAAAGTTATCTATGCAATGGTTTTTCAAGATGGAACATTTTTCCAAGCCAGCTTTGGAAAATGTGATGAACGATACTATTCAATTTCATCCAGAGAAGTTTAAAAACACCTATCGTCATTGGATGGAGAATATTAAAGATTGGTGTGTCTCTAGACAATTATGGTGGGGACAACAGATTCCGGCCTATTTCTATGAAGGAAACAATTATGTAGTGGCAGAGTCTGCAGAAGAAGCATTAATTGAAGCACAAAAGATTAATTCTAGTATAACAATGTCTGATTTAAGGCAAGATGAGGATGTGTTAGATACTTGGTTCTCTTCTTGGCTATGGCCTATCTCTGTGTTCGATGGAATAAGAAACCCTGATAATGAAGAGATCAACTATTATTACCCTACTAATGATTTGGTAACTGCTCCTGAGATTTTATTCTTTTGGGTAGCTCGAATGATTATGGCTGGTTATGAATATAATGATAGTTTGCCTTTTAAGAACGTATATCTTACAGGAATTGTTCGTGATAAGCAAGGAAGAAAGATGTCAAAATCATTGGGCAATTCGCCAGATCCTATTGAGCTAATTGAAAAGTATGGAGCAGATGGTGTAAGAGTAGGGATGTTATTATCTTCTCCAGCAGGAAATGATTTGCCTTTTGATGAATCTTTATGCGAACAAGGTCGTAATTTTTCCAATAAAATATGGAACGCTACTCGTTTGATTAAGGGATGGGAAGTTGCCGAGCTTGAGCAGCCAGAGTCATCCAAAATAGCAGTTGAATGGTTTGAGAATAAATTTCAGCATATACTAGAATTAATTAATGATGCCTACTCTAAATATAGAATCTCTGAGGCTCTAATGCTCACTTACAGACTTGTTTGGGACGATTTTTGCTCTTGGTATTTGGAATCAGTTAAGCCTGACTATCAAAAACCTATTGATAGGAAAACCTTAGATAGCACCATTTTCTACATGGAAAGTCTTTTGAAGTTATTACATCCATTTATGCCTTTCATTTCAGAAGAAATATGGCATTTATTGGCAACAAGAGAAAAAGATATTATAGTTTCGGATTGGCCAAAAAGCACTTCAATTGATGCTCATGTATTACACAATTTCGATTATGCCACCGAAATTGTTTCAGCGATTCGAACTATCAGAAAAGATAAGCAAATACCAAACAAAGATACTTTGAAGCTATTTATTAAAACGAACGAGGATACCTCTAAGTCTGTAGATGCATTAGTATCAAGACTTGCCAATCTTTCAGAATTATCCTATACCGATGATGCTATCGATGGTGCTTTTTCTTTCAGAGTTAAGTCCAATGAATTTTTTGTGCCATTATCTGACAATATAGATGTAGGGGCAGAATTAGAGAAGTTACGTTCTGAATTGGATTACACACAAGGTTTTTTAAAGTCTGTAATGGGTAAGTTGTCCAACGAACGCTTTGTAAATAATGCTCCAGAGCAAGTAGTAGCTATAGAAAGAAAAAAGCAATCGGATGCCGAAGCAAAGATTGCTGTTTTACAAGAGCAGATAAAAGCGATTTCTTAATATTTTATTCTACTATTAGTTTTTGAGTGACTTTTTCATTGTCATTTATAAGTGTAATAAAGTAAATTCCAGGGGCAAAATTATTTGTTTCAATATTTAATTGATTGATTTCTTCTATTGATATGCGGTGAAGTTCTTTTCCTTGAACATCGCTAATTAATAAAGTTTTAAAATTTTGATCTTCTCTCCATTCAACAATACAGAAATCCGCAGCAGGGTTAGGGTATATAGAATTTTTAGTGATAGGAACTATACAACTATCCAAACATTCTGATAAAAGCTCAAACGTTCCTGTTCCATCAATCTTTTCTTCACAAGCCCCAGAAATACACTCGTAAGACCAAATCGAATATATATCGTATATACTGCTGATTTTTGTGCTAAATACACCTGTTCCGTGTGTGCCAACAATTAGCTTTCCGTCACTCTGTCTGTATCGAATATTTTCAACTACGACATTGCCAATTATATCTGTTCCAATTTGAGTCCATATTGTGTTGAAACCCTCAAGCTTATTGGTGCCGTAAAGACCTGTACTACCCCCTACAAGATATAAGGTGTCACTTCCCAAAACAACAATCTCGGCAGTTCGCATAGATGGCCCATTACCTCCACCAGCATTA from Flavobacteriales bacterium includes the following:
- a CDS encoding pyridoxal phosphate-dependent aminotransferase encodes the protein MPQISNKGTQMPESPIRKLVPFAEGAKKKGKTVFHLNIGQPDIQSPKEALDAIHNFDDKVVEYSHSAGFESYRKGLATYYRKLGIDIDYNDVMVTTGGSEALLFVLNSCLDNGDEIIIPEPFYANYNGFSISAGVKVKPITTSINDGFALPAIEEFEKLITPNTKAILICNPGNPTGYLYSKEELETLRDIVLKHDLFLFADEVYREFCYDGNTHHSVMNIEGLEQHAVVIDSTSKRYSMCGIRVGCMISKNKEVMATALKFAQARLSPPTFGQVAGEAALETPTSYFDEVSSEYVQRRDLLIEELNKIEGVKCPKPKGAFYCIAELPVDNADKFAQWLLEEFDYEGKTLMVAPAAGFYSTPNTGTNQVRIAYVLNQEALAQAIVCLEKALEVYPGRTL
- a CDS encoding YkgJ family cysteine cluster protein, producing MDLEKHRALVQQKRKENKKFFQQLKREKPKVLDRKMHQLHEEVFACTDCLECANCCSTTGPLFTDKDISRIAKHLRVKPSEFVERYLRIDEDNDYVLQSVPCTFLGDDNRCSIYDVRPKACREFPHTDRIKQHQILNLTQKNVAVCPAVYHIVEKLKSVI
- a CDS encoding valine--tRNA ligase, translating into MNIPKTYDSNSAEAKWYAHWLAQGYFNSTPDQREAYTIVIPPPNVTGVLHMGHMLNNTLQDVLIRKARMQGFNACWVPGTDHASIATEAKVVQKLANEGIDKSDLSREEFMKHAWQWKDKHGGIILEQLKKLGASCDWDRTKFTMDDNMSESVIKVFVDLHKKGLIYRGVRMVNWDPSAQTALSDEEVIHKEVQSNLYHIRYKIEGTEEYLTVATTRPETILGDSAICVNPNDDRYTHLKGKKAIVPLINRSVPIIFDEYVDMEFGTGALKVTPAHDINDYQLGDKHGLEVIDILNDDGTLNDAAQLYIGKDRFVVRKEIAKELKETNHLVEVESLVNKVGFSERTDAVIEPKLSMQWFFKMEHFSKPALENVMNDTIQFHPEKFKNTYRHWMENIKDWCVSRQLWWGQQIPAYFYEGNNYVVAESAEEALIEAQKINSSITMSDLRQDEDVLDTWFSSWLWPISVFDGIRNPDNEEINYYYPTNDLVTAPEILFFWVARMIMAGYEYNDSLPFKNVYLTGIVRDKQGRKMSKSLGNSPDPIELIEKYGADGVRVGMLLSSPAGNDLPFDESLCEQGRNFSNKIWNATRLIKGWEVAELEQPESSKIAVEWFENKFQHILELINDAYSKYRISEALMLTYRLVWDDFCSWYLESVKPDYQKPIDRKTLDSTIFYMESLLKLLHPFMPFISEEIWHLLATREKDIIVSDWPKSTSIDAHVLHNFDYATEIVSAIRTIRKDKQIPNKDTLKLFIKTNEDTSKSVDALVSRLANLSELSYTDDAIDGAFSFRVKSNEFFVPLSDNIDVGAELEKLRSELDYTQGFLKSVMGKLSNERFVNNAPEQVVAIERKKQSDAEAKIAVLQEQIKAIS
- a CDS encoding DUF1573 domain-containing protein; translated protein: MKKIVLAIALISGVIVAQAQTNTSTVKEVANGPKMEFKTSVVDYGLIEHNADGKREFVLTNTGNAPLIIANAKGSCGCTVPTWPKAPIAPGESASIGVKYATNRIGKFTKTITLTTNAPEKTKILTIKGEVKKPVEAPAAPTKPKASVLEVK